A genomic window from Streptomyces sp. NBC_00234 includes:
- a CDS encoding pyridoxal phosphate-dependent aminotransferase — MTQGRPLLNRRLTEFGTTIFAEMSALAVRTGSINLGQGFPDTDGPEEIREAAVRALRAGHGNQYPPGPGIPELRSAIAEHQQRFHGLSYDPDTEVLVTAGATEAIAAALLALLEPGDEVIALEPYYDSYAACIAMAGGTRVPVTLRPHEGVYRLDLDELRAAVTPRTRLILLNTPHNPTGTVLSREELAAVAALACERDLLVVTDEVYEHLVFEGEHLPLASFPGMRERTVTIGSAGKTFSFTGWKVGWVTASPQLVTAVRSAKQFLTYVSAGPLQYAVAEALRLPRAYFDDLRADLRAKRDLLSDGLAAAGFEVYRPAGTYFVTTDIRPLGGGDDGFAFCRALPERCGVVAIPNAVFYDHREQGAPFVRFAFCKRTEVLTEAVTRLKTLTA, encoded by the coding sequence ATGACACAGGGACGACCGCTGCTCAACCGCCGCCTCACCGAGTTCGGGACGACCATCTTCGCGGAGATGTCCGCGCTGGCCGTACGGACCGGCTCGATCAACCTCGGCCAGGGATTCCCCGACACCGACGGCCCCGAAGAGATCCGCGAGGCCGCGGTCCGCGCCCTGCGCGCCGGGCACGGCAACCAGTACCCGCCCGGCCCCGGCATCCCCGAACTGCGCTCCGCGATCGCGGAGCACCAGCAGCGCTTCCACGGCCTGTCGTACGACCCCGACACCGAGGTCCTGGTCACCGCGGGCGCCACCGAGGCCATCGCGGCGGCCCTGCTGGCGCTCCTGGAACCCGGTGACGAGGTCATCGCCCTGGAGCCCTACTACGACTCGTACGCCGCCTGCATCGCCATGGCGGGCGGCACCCGCGTCCCCGTCACCCTGCGCCCGCACGAGGGCGTCTACCGGCTCGACCTCGACGAACTCCGCGCGGCCGTCACCCCCCGCACCCGCCTCATCCTTCTCAACACCCCGCACAACCCCACCGGCACCGTCCTCAGCCGCGAGGAACTGGCCGCCGTCGCCGCACTCGCCTGCGAACGCGACCTCCTCGTCGTCACCGACGAGGTCTACGAGCACCTGGTCTTCGAGGGCGAGCACCTCCCGCTCGCCTCCTTCCCCGGCATGCGCGAGCGCACCGTCACCATCGGCAGCGCGGGGAAGACGTTCTCGTTCACCGGCTGGAAGGTCGGCTGGGTCACCGCGAGCCCGCAGCTGGTCACCGCGGTCCGCTCGGCGAAGCAGTTCCTGACGTACGTCTCCGCCGGACCGCTCCAGTACGCCGTGGCCGAGGCCCTGCGCCTGCCCCGCGCGTACTTCGACGACCTGCGGGCCGACCTCCGCGCCAAGCGCGACCTGCTGAGCGACGGGCTCGCCGCCGCGGGCTTCGAGGTCTACCGGCCGGCCGGGACGTACTTCGTCACCACCGACATCCGCCCCCTCGGCGGCGGGGACGACGGCTTCGCCTTCTGCCGCGCCCTGCCCGAGCGCTGCGGGGTCGTCGCCATCCCGAACGCCGTCTTCTACGACCACCGCGAACAGGGCGCGCCCTTCGTGCGCTTCGCGTTCTGCAAGCGCACCGAGGTCCTGACCGAGGCGGTCACCCGCCTGAAGACCCTCACGGCCTGA
- a CDS encoding YbjN domain-containing protein — protein MSIDPSSIPNFGGQPEPQAAGPAGPVVPDQDLVKQLLEQMELKFVVDDEGDLAAPWEDFRTYFMFRGEDEQQVFSVRTFYDRPHALDQRPVLLDAIDDWNRRTLWPKVYTHAHEGEEGAAGSVRLIGEAQMLIGTGVSLEHFVSSTVSWVRASIEFDKWLVERLGLEPTEAKPDDTESPDA, from the coding sequence ATGTCTATCGATCCGTCCTCGATTCCCAACTTCGGGGGGCAGCCCGAACCGCAGGCGGCAGGACCCGCTGGCCCCGTCGTCCCTGACCAGGACCTCGTCAAGCAGTTGCTTGAGCAGATGGAGCTGAAGTTCGTCGTCGACGACGAGGGTGACCTCGCCGCGCCGTGGGAGGACTTCCGCACGTACTTCATGTTCCGTGGCGAGGACGAGCAGCAGGTCTTCTCGGTCCGTACGTTCTACGACCGCCCCCACGCCCTCGACCAGCGTCCCGTCCTGCTGGACGCGATCGACGACTGGAACCGCCGCACCCTGTGGCCGAAGGTCTACACGCACGCCCATGAGGGTGAAGAGGGTGCCGCGGGTTCCGTCCGGCTGATCGGTGAGGCGCAGATGCTCATCGGTACGGGCGTCAGCCTGGAGCACTTCGTCTCCTCGACGGTCAGCTGGGTGCGGGCCTCGATCGAGTTCGACAAGTGGCTCGTGGAGCGTCTGGGTCTGGAGCCGACCGAGGCGAAGCCCGACGACACCGAGTCGCCGGACGCCTGA
- the clpB gene encoding ATP-dependent chaperone ClpB yields the protein MDAELTNKSRDALNAATNRAVKDGHPDLTPGHLLLALLAGEDNENVTDLLAAVDADQVAVRAETERLLGAQPSVTGSTVAPPQPNRDLLAVIADAAQQAKELGDDYLSTEHLLIALAAKGGRAGEILTQQGASAKRLLDAFEKSRGGRRVTTPDPEGQYKALEKFGTDFTAAAREGKLDPVIGRDQEIRRVVQVLSRRTKNNPVLIGEPGVGKTAVVEGLAQRIIKGDVPESLKNKRLVSLDLGAMVAGAKYRGEFEERLKTVLSEIKESDGQIITFIDELHTVVGAGAGGDSAMDAGNMLKPMLARGELRMVGATTLDEYRERIEKDPALERRFQQVLVAEPSVEDTIAILRGLKGRYEAHHKVQIADSSLVAAATLSDRYITSRFLPDKAIDLVDEAASRLRMEIDSSPLEIDELQRSVDRLRMEELALKNETDPASKQRLEKLRRDLADKEEELRGLTARWEKEKQGLNRVGELKERLDDLRGQAERAQRDGDFDTASKLLYGEIPGLERELAEAAEAEQEAAKDTMVKEEVGPDDIADVVGSWTGIPAGRLLEGETQKLLRMEDELGKRLIGQSQAVQAVSDAVRRTRAGIADPDRPTGSFLFLGPTGVGKTELAKALADFLFDDERAMIRIDMSEYGEKHSVARLVGAPPGYVGYEEGGQLTEAVRRRPYSVVLLDEVEKAHPEVFDILLQVLDDGRLTDGQGRTVDFRNTILILTSNLGSQFLVDPLTKPEVKEQQVLDVVRASFKPEFLNRLDDLVVFSALSGDELSHIAALQIGRLAKRLADRRLTLDVTPEALAWLAEEGNDPAYGARPLRRLIQTAIGDRLAKEILAGEVTDGDTVRVDRVGDGLIVGPVQAGTAV from the coding sequence GTGGACGCCGAGCTGACCAACAAGAGCCGGGACGCCCTCAACGCGGCCACCAACCGGGCCGTGAAGGACGGGCACCCCGATCTGACTCCCGGGCATCTGCTGCTCGCGCTGCTCGCGGGCGAGGACAACGAGAACGTCACCGACCTGCTGGCCGCCGTCGACGCCGACCAGGTGGCCGTGCGCGCCGAGACCGAGCGGCTTCTCGGGGCGCAGCCCAGTGTCACCGGTTCCACCGTCGCGCCCCCGCAGCCCAACCGCGACCTGCTCGCCGTCATCGCCGACGCCGCGCAGCAGGCGAAGGAGCTGGGCGACGACTACCTCTCCACCGAGCACCTGCTGATCGCCCTCGCGGCGAAGGGCGGCCGGGCCGGTGAGATCCTCACTCAGCAGGGGGCCAGTGCGAAGAGGCTCCTGGACGCGTTCGAGAAGAGCAGGGGAGGGCGCCGGGTGACCACTCCCGACCCGGAGGGCCAGTACAAGGCCCTGGAGAAGTTCGGCACCGACTTCACGGCTGCCGCCCGCGAGGGCAAGCTGGACCCGGTCATCGGCCGTGACCAGGAGATCCGGCGGGTCGTGCAGGTGCTGTCGCGCCGTACGAAGAACAACCCCGTGCTCATCGGTGAACCCGGTGTCGGCAAGACGGCCGTCGTCGAAGGGCTCGCCCAGCGCATCATCAAGGGCGACGTCCCGGAGAGCCTCAAGAACAAGCGGCTGGTCTCGCTCGACCTCGGTGCGATGGTCGCGGGCGCGAAGTACCGCGGCGAGTTCGAGGAGCGGCTGAAGACCGTCCTCTCCGAGATCAAGGAGAGCGACGGCCAGATCATCACCTTCATCGACGAGCTGCACACGGTCGTCGGCGCGGGCGCCGGCGGCGACTCCGCCATGGACGCGGGCAACATGCTCAAGCCGATGCTGGCCCGCGGTGAGCTCCGCATGGTCGGCGCCACGACGCTCGACGAGTACCGCGAGCGGATCGAGAAGGACCCCGCGCTGGAGCGCCGTTTCCAGCAGGTCCTGGTCGCCGAGCCGTCCGTCGAGGACACCATCGCGATCCTGCGTGGCCTCAAGGGGCGCTACGAGGCGCACCACAAGGTCCAGATCGCCGACTCCTCGCTGGTGGCCGCCGCGACCCTCTCCGACCGCTACATCACCTCCCGCTTCCTTCCCGACAAGGCCATCGACCTGGTCGACGAGGCGGCCTCACGGCTCCGCATGGAGATCGACTCCTCCCCCCTGGAGATCGACGAGCTCCAGCGGTCCGTCGACCGTCTGCGGATGGAGGAACTGGCTCTCAAGAACGAGACCGACCCCGCGTCCAAGCAGCGGCTGGAGAAGCTCCGCCGCGACCTCGCCGACAAGGAGGAGGAGCTGCGCGGTCTCACCGCCCGCTGGGAGAAGGAGAAGCAGGGTCTCAACCGCGTCGGTGAGCTGAAGGAACGCCTCGACGACCTGCGCGGTCAGGCCGAGCGTGCCCAGCGCGACGGCGACTTCGACACCGCTTCCAAGCTGCTGTACGGGGAGATCCCGGGTCTGGAACGGGAGTTGGCGGAGGCGGCCGAGGCCGAACAGGAAGCCGCCAAGGACACCATGGTCAAGGAGGAGGTCGGCCCCGACGACATCGCGGACGTGGTCGGTTCCTGGACCGGAATCCCCGCCGGGCGTCTCCTGGAGGGTGAGACGCAGAAGCTGCTGCGCATGGAGGACGAGCTCGGCAAGCGGCTGATCGGGCAGTCCCAGGCCGTGCAGGCGGTGTCGGACGCCGTACGCCGTACCCGCGCCGGAATCGCCGACCCCGACCGCCCCACCGGCTCGTTCCTCTTCCTCGGGCCGACCGGTGTCGGCAAGACCGAGCTGGCCAAGGCGCTCGCGGACTTCCTGTTCGACGACGAGCGGGCCATGATCCGCATCGACATGAGCGAATACGGCGAGAAGCACAGCGTGGCGCGGCTCGTCGGTGCCCCTCCGGGGTACGTCGGGTACGAGGAGGGCGGCCAGCTCACGGAGGCGGTCCGCCGTCGTCCGTACAGCGTCGTCCTGCTGGACGAGGTCGAGAAGGCCCACCCCGAGGTCTTCGACATCCTGCTCCAGGTCCTCGACGACGGCCGGCTCACCGACGGACAGGGCCGGACGGTGGACTTCCGCAACACCATCCTGATCCTGACGTCGAACCTCGGCAGCCAGTTCCTGGTCGATCCGCTGACCAAGCCCGAGGTGAAGGAACAGCAGGTTCTGGACGTCGTACGCGCCTCGTTCAAGCCGGAGTTCCTCAACCGGCTCGACGACCTCGTGGTCTTCTCCGCGCTGTCCGGTGACGAGCTCTCCCACATCGCCGCGCTCCAGATCGGCCGCCTCGCCAAGCGCCTGGCGGACCGCAGGCTCACCCTCGACGTCACGCCGGAGGCCCTGGCCTGGCTGGCCGAGGAGGGCAACGACCCGGCGTACGGGGCACGGCCGCTTCGCCGCCTCATCCAGACGGCGATCGGCGACCGGCTCGCCAAGGAGATCCTCGCGGGTGAGGTCACGGACGGCGACACGGTCCGCGTGGACCGGGTCGGGGACGGGCTGATCGTGGGACCCGTGCAGGCCGGCACGGCCGTGTGA
- a CDS encoding pyridoxamine 5'-phosphate oxidase family protein has translation MHDVRSPSPEYLAFWRERHVCTLTTLRPDGTPHVVPVGVTYDPEAGIARVITNKSSRKVAHILAAAPGEARVAVCQMHKARWATLEGVAAVRTEQDVVDDAVRRYAERYERTPRPNPDRVVIEITLDRALGRA, from the coding sequence ATGCACGATGTACGCAGTCCCAGCCCCGAGTACCTCGCCTTCTGGCGCGAGCGCCACGTGTGCACGCTGACGACGCTGCGCCCCGACGGCACCCCGCACGTGGTGCCCGTCGGTGTGACGTACGACCCCGAGGCGGGGATCGCACGTGTCATCACGAACAAGAGCAGCCGCAAGGTCGCCCACATCCTGGCCGCGGCCCCGGGAGAAGCACGGGTCGCCGTCTGCCAGATGCACAAAGCCCGCTGGGCGACGCTGGAAGGCGTGGCGGCCGTCCGCACGGAGCAGGATGTCGTCGACGACGCGGTACGCCGCTACGCGGAACGCTACGAACGCACACCCAGGCCCAACCCCGACCGGGTCGTCATCGAGATCACCCTCGACCGGGCGCTCGGCAGGGCCTGA
- a CDS encoding (2Fe-2S)-binding protein has protein sequence MTTPPDDRTFRREMATAYRSGWHFIDLLTALPRRGDSLMVTLFGEPIVVVMEEGEDVRAYRCLRRPRGAPQPVRCAVRYGMIFVNLDQRDHELFESEAISATPRSA, from the coding sequence ATGACCACCCCGCCGGACGACCGCACCTTCCGGCGCGAGATGGCCACGGCCTATCGCTCCGGGTGGCACTTCATCGATCTGCTCACGGCACTCCCCCGTCGTGGCGACTCGTTGATGGTCACCCTGTTCGGTGAGCCGATCGTCGTCGTGATGGAAGAGGGCGAGGACGTCCGCGCCTATCGCTGCCTCCGCCGGCCACGCGGGGCGCCGCAGCCGGTCCGCTGTGCCGTGAGGTACGGCATGATTTTCGTCAATCTCGATCAGCGTGACCATGAGCTGTTCGAATCTGAAGCCATTTCCGCCACCCCCCGCAGTGCCTGA
- a CDS encoding helix-turn-helix transcriptional regulator, whose translation MFLGGGELTINGTNTTHPHPVSALCDEGARLYASALSVGKIARAEVGLAPCLLEFALLHPDPDDATWLRPVPPSAALTQRLHPIEREIQDRRRLSVELTEAFEPFMAISAQTPPITHAITVLEGIDRINASIELALTECRSEVLTIQPGGGRSEDALNTALERGSMLTERGVSMRTLYQHTVRHSHGTLNYAARMAEGKVEIRTLEELIERLMIFDRTVAFIPATDDRRVALELRHPGIVEYLVKVFDQFWQRAVPLQEPIPYDPSPEGISGVQHSIAKLLIEGHVDEAIARRLGMNVRTCRSHIAKLSTALGSNSRAQLGYLIARSGILDQDS comes from the coding sequence ATGTTCCTGGGGGGTGGAGAATTGACCATAAACGGCACTAACACGACACATCCACACCCTGTGAGTGCTCTGTGCGACGAGGGAGCGCGGCTGTACGCCAGCGCCCTCAGTGTGGGCAAGATCGCCCGTGCCGAAGTAGGACTCGCTCCCTGCCTGCTGGAATTCGCCCTGCTGCACCCCGACCCCGACGACGCCACCTGGCTCCGTCCCGTGCCACCCTCCGCGGCACTCACCCAGCGGCTCCACCCCATCGAGCGGGAGATCCAGGACCGGAGGCGCCTCTCGGTCGAGCTCACCGAGGCGTTCGAGCCGTTCATGGCCATCAGCGCCCAGACGCCGCCGATCACGCACGCGATCACTGTGCTCGAAGGCATCGACCGCATCAACGCGTCCATCGAGCTGGCTCTGACCGAATGCCGCTCGGAAGTCCTCACGATCCAGCCCGGCGGCGGACGCAGCGAGGACGCGCTCAACACCGCCCTGGAACGCGGCAGCATGCTCACCGAACGCGGAGTGAGCATGCGCACCCTCTATCAGCACACCGTCCGCCACAGCCACGGCACGCTCAACTACGCGGCCCGCATGGCTGAGGGGAAGGTGGAGATCCGCACGCTCGAAGAGCTCATAGAACGACTCATGATCTTCGATCGCACAGTCGCCTTCATACCCGCCACCGATGACCGCCGGGTGGCACTGGAACTGAGGCATCCCGGCATCGTCGAATACCTCGTCAAGGTCTTCGACCAATTCTGGCAACGCGCCGTCCCTCTCCAGGAACCCATCCCTTACGACCCCAGCCCTGAAGGCATATCCGGGGTCCAGCACTCCATCGCTAAACTGCTCATCGAAGGCCATGTCGACGAGGCGATCGCCCGGCGGCTGGGAATGAACGTACGCACGTGTCGCTCCCACATCGCCAAGCTCAGCACCGCCCTCGGCAGCAACAGCCGTGCGCAACTCGGCTACTTGATCGCCCGGTCAGGAATCCTCGACCAGGATTCCTGA
- a CDS encoding helix-turn-helix transcriptional regulator: MDTETANEAHSHGNRELCAPAIRLYEEALRKGRIARSELAPAPCLVEMALLHPDPRDDAWMRPVPPSTGLAHLLQPITREIEERVQLTAALSKSLAPLVAVATEDLSLAITVLEGPDVIQAALKEATATAREEVLTAQPGSRRPSELLPQALANAQTAIDHGARLRHIYQHPARYSTAVRDYLEQVPSDHLKVRTTERTVDRLIIFDRQVAFIPATPDRNAALEIRNPAIVRYLIQVYEMLWEQAIPFTEQLPTAAPGIPVTAVQHSIARLLVEGHVDDIVARKLGISVRTCRAHIAKLMQALGASSRTHLGALLVQSGLVDLDGPHSVR; this comes from the coding sequence ATGGATACGGAAACGGCAAACGAAGCTCATTCGCATGGGAACAGGGAACTCTGCGCCCCGGCAATCCGGCTGTACGAGGAAGCCCTCCGCAAGGGACGCATCGCCCGCTCCGAACTCGCCCCCGCGCCGTGCCTCGTCGAGATGGCCCTGCTCCATCCCGATCCGCGGGACGACGCCTGGATGCGCCCCGTTCCTCCGTCCACCGGCCTGGCGCACCTTCTGCAGCCCATCACCCGGGAAATAGAAGAGCGCGTACAACTCACCGCCGCCCTGAGCAAGTCGCTGGCCCCCCTGGTCGCCGTCGCCACCGAAGACCTCAGCCTCGCGATCACCGTTCTCGAAGGACCGGACGTGATCCAGGCAGCCCTCAAAGAGGCGACCGCCACGGCCAGGGAGGAAGTCCTGACCGCTCAGCCGGGCAGCAGGCGGCCGTCCGAGCTGCTCCCGCAGGCGCTGGCCAACGCCCAGACCGCCATCGACCACGGCGCCCGGCTCCGACACATCTACCAGCACCCGGCCCGCTACAGCACCGCTGTCAGGGACTACCTGGAACAGGTTCCGTCCGACCACCTGAAGGTCCGCACCACCGAACGTACCGTCGACCGGTTGATCATCTTTGACCGTCAGGTGGCGTTCATCCCCGCCACACCCGACCGCAACGCGGCCCTGGAAATACGCAACCCCGCGATAGTCCGCTACCTGATCCAGGTCTACGAAATGCTCTGGGAACAGGCCATCCCCTTCACGGAACAGCTTCCGACAGCCGCCCCCGGCATCCCCGTCACCGCCGTCCAGCACAGCATCGCCCGGCTGCTCGTCGAAGGGCACGTCGACGACATCGTGGCCCGGAAGCTCGGCATCAGCGTCCGTACCTGCCGCGCCCACATCGCCAAACTCATGCAGGCACTCGGCGCATCGAGCCGGACCCATCTGGGCGCGCTGCTCGTGCAGTCCGGCCTGGTCGACCTCGACGGCCCGCACTCCGTCCGGTAA
- a CDS encoding helix-turn-helix domain-containing protein: MRGRGYDIDSPRGGGKSRLADDAGVHRAAVSRLLQRQSMPDLETMRRLAGVLGVPLRDMLIRSGRLTEEDLPVVAVRRVIPGEDSLLLSPEEAARRMGVPPELREMFVKVAAQFLPEGR; this comes from the coding sequence ATGCGCGGCAGGGGGTACGACATCGACAGCCCCCGCGGCGGCGGCAAGTCCCGGCTCGCCGATGACGCGGGTGTGCATCGGGCCGCCGTGAGCCGACTGCTCCAGCGGCAGAGCATGCCGGACCTGGAGACCATGCGGCGTCTGGCAGGGGTGCTCGGTGTGCCGCTGCGCGACATGTTGATCCGGTCCGGGCGGCTGACGGAGGAGGATCTGCCTGTCGTCGCCGTGCGACGGGTGATTCCGGGCGAGGACTCCCTGCTGCTGAGTCCGGAGGAAGCCGCGCGGAGAATGGGGGTGCCCCCTGAACTGCGAGAGATGTTTGTGAAGGTCGCGGCGCAGTTCCTACCAGAAGGTAGGTAG
- a CDS encoding WhiB family transcriptional regulator produces the protein MTAPTTVFSTALTIGFSRMTDELDWRREAACAHLSQDSVFAKVLSEAEPALRACNQCVIRRECEAVVDPERTWFDGVSGGRLWRNGREVGRVS, from the coding sequence GTGACTGCACCGACGACAGTGTTCTCAACCGCCTTGACCATTGGTTTCTCTCGTATGACCGATGAACTGGACTGGCGCAGAGAAGCCGCCTGCGCTCACCTTTCACAGGATTCCGTCTTCGCCAAGGTGCTCTCCGAGGCGGAACCGGCATTGCGCGCCTGCAATCAATGCGTGATCCGGAGGGAGTGCGAGGCCGTCGTGGACCCCGAGCGCACCTGGTTCGACGGCGTCAGCGGCGGTCGGCTCTGGCGCAACGGCCGCGAGGTCGGTCGGGTCTCGTGA
- a CDS encoding helix-turn-helix domain-containing protein, protein MNTRLISGDLAAAEVTVSPATIRKWVQLGHLTAAGRQGRRLLYRLEDVFAAERAVRRGYATGS, encoded by the coding sequence ATGAACACAAGACTGATCTCGGGCGATCTCGCCGCTGCAGAGGTGACGGTGTCACCCGCAACCATCCGCAAGTGGGTCCAGCTCGGCCACCTCACTGCAGCGGGCCGGCAAGGGCGACGGCTGCTCTACCGCCTTGAGGACGTCTTCGCCGCCGAGCGGGCCGTACGCCGCGGATACGCCACGGGCAGCTGA
- a CDS encoding phage tail tube protein — protein MPGFKNSEVRIAGAGSVWVAPAGTTVTDTLAASMTSPWINLGFTSSDGVKFNKKDKNDPIDTWQSTAPARFILTDRDVTLKFQLLQMSKDTFQFYMGTGSTSLVAAGSTAETTAKKLELTGAPGGQDQRAIAIDFKDNNGTTDLRYRLVVPYAAVSDVEELSLARTGAIKLGVTVTALSGDKPNDPMATWLVSDTALA, from the coding sequence ATGCCCGGCTTCAAGAACAGCGAGGTCCGCATCGCGGGCGCCGGTTCCGTCTGGGTCGCCCCGGCGGGCACCACCGTGACCGACACCCTCGCAGCGTCGATGACGAGCCCGTGGATCAACCTCGGCTTCACGTCGTCCGACGGCGTGAAGTTCAACAAGAAGGACAAGAACGACCCGATCGACACCTGGCAGTCGACCGCGCCGGCGCGCTTCATCCTGACCGACCGCGACGTGACGCTGAAGTTCCAGCTGCTCCAGATGAGCAAGGACACCTTCCAGTTCTACATGGGTACGGGCAGCACCTCGCTCGTCGCGGCGGGCAGCACTGCCGAGACGACCGCCAAGAAGCTGGAGCTGACCGGAGCCCCGGGTGGCCAGGACCAGCGGGCGATCGCCATCGACTTCAAGGACAACAACGGCACCACCGATCTCCGGTACCGCCTCGTCGTCCCGTACGCCGCGGTGTCGGACGTCGAGGAGCTCTCCCTCGCCCGGACCGGCGCCATCAAGCTCGGCGTCACCGTCACGGCTCTCTCCGGCGACAAGCCGAACGACCCGATGGCCACCTGGCTGGTCAGCGACACGGCGCTCGCGTAA